Proteins from a genomic interval of Plasmodium reichenowi strain SY57 chromosome 13, whole genome shotgun sequence:
- a CDS encoding hypothetical protein (conserved Plasmodium protein, unknown function) produces MNKDGKNNIFVDDIIKKDIELKKEYINNVINYKDRIPLVEYKKEENIMDIYSKYHFINNIYIHVTKRDEEDKFDIHFVNDNEDNEIDNKDDYIINNVVDKMKRNNFIDLNEKRNVIILLSGCSGCGKSTLSCLLAMFLNIRRIISTDIIREVLRKFKIKKEKYLRFSTYESWKLHDSEDDMNIIQLYNEKLKKNGFMNDYENNNNDDGEKEEIQKILTKRCIENYLIQCDVLYPYIDEIIYENIQNKQSLIIEGVHLSTHVMKKLIKKYPNKIIYFLVYINDKETSIKRFATRTNNIKLPNNNNKNEKVNKYIQNFNYISGIQSYLLQASKDLDNTINYIENIDIYRSLQMIMNSVYAHK; encoded by the coding sequence atgaataaagatggaaaaaataacatttttgtagatgatataataaaaaaagatattgAGTTAAAGAAAGAATACATAAACaatgtaataaattataagGATAGAATTCCTTTGGTAGAGTATAAGAaggaagaaaatataatggatatatattcaaaatatcattttataaataatatatatattcatgtGACTAAGAGGGATGAGGAGGATAAATTTGATATACACTTTGtaaatgataatgaagataatgaaatagataataaggatgattatattataaacaaTGTTGTTGATAAgatgaaaagaaataaCTTTATAGATTTAAATGAGAAAAGAAAcgtaattattttattaagCGGTTGTTCAGGTTGTGGAAAAAGCACCTTAAGTTGCTTACTAGCGATGTTTTTGAATATAAGACGTATTATATCAACAGACATTATAAGAGAAGTATtaagaaaatttaaaataaaaaaagaaaagtaTCTTCGTTTCTCTACATATGAATCATGGAAACTACATGATAGTGAGGATGATATGAACATaatacaattatataatgagaaattaaagaaaaacGGATTTATGAATgattatgaaaataataataatgatgatggtgaaaaagaagaaattcagaaaatattaacaaaaagATGTATcgaaaattatttaatacaATGTGATGTTTTATATCCATATATAgatgaaataatatatgagAATATTCAAAACAAACAATCTCTTATTATAGAAGGTGTACATTTAAGTACCCAtgtaatgaaaaaattaataaagaaatatccaaataaaattatatatttcttggtttatataaatgataaagaaACTAGTATTAAAAGATTTGCTACACgaacaaataatattaaattaccaaataataataataaaaatgaaaaagtaaataaatatatacaaaactttaattatataagtGGAATTCAATCTTATTTATTACAAGCATCAAAAGATTTAGATAATAcaattaattatattgaaaatattgatatatatagatCCTTACAAATGATTATGAATTCTGTATATGCCcataaatga